The proteins below come from a single Flavobacterium lindanitolerans genomic window:
- a CDS encoding DUF3570 domain-containing protein — MKRVFITGFALLGLLKAYAQNEQADSTAYKPKKLKVDEINLVSSYYRQNGDNSAVTGGLGTEKLTDISNSIDLRVVKYGKNNIKHNFDVEVGVDHYSSASSDKIDLNANSSASSSDIRVYPSLNYIRENEEKGRTLGIGVSSSTEYDYQSFGGNVSFSQKTKNRNGEFGVKFQAYLDQVKLLAPIELRGLPNVDDSGNASRNTFVGSLTYSQIINKNFQVMFQADLISQQGYLSLPFHRVYFTDGSVHQEKLPDSRLKIPLAARASYFLGDNVIIRGYYRFYTDDWGIQSHTADIEIPVKITSFVSVSPFYRYYTQTAAKYFKGYEMHNLQSDFYTSNYDLSKFNSSFIGLGLRLTPVNGIFGIKHLNMLEIRYGHYARSNNLNSDIVSINIRYK; from the coding sequence ATGAAAAGAGTTTTTATAACCGGCTTTGCTCTGCTGGGGCTTTTAAAAGCCTATGCCCAAAATGAACAGGCAGATTCGACCGCATATAAGCCTAAAAAACTTAAAGTCGATGAGATAAATCTTGTGTCCAGCTATTACAGACAAAATGGAGACAATTCAGCTGTTACAGGAGGATTGGGAACAGAAAAACTTACTGATATATCCAATTCGATAGACCTCAGGGTGGTAAAATACGGCAAGAATAATATCAAACATAATTTTGATGTTGAAGTAGGTGTCGACCATTATAGTTCTGCCTCTTCAGACAAGATAGATCTTAATGCCAATTCGTCTGCATCGTCTTCTGACATAAGAGTATATCCTTCGTTGAACTATATCCGAGAAAATGAAGAAAAAGGGCGTACATTGGGTATTGGGGTTTCTTCCTCTACAGAGTATGATTACCAGTCTTTTGGAGGAAATGTGAGTTTTTCACAAAAAACCAAAAACAGAAATGGCGAATTTGGAGTAAAATTTCAGGCTTATCTTGATCAGGTAAAACTGCTTGCTCCTATAGAACTTCGCGGATTACCCAATGTTGATGATTCTGGCAATGCTTCCCGAAATACATTTGTTGGGTCACTCACTTATTCGCAGATCATTAACAAAAACTTCCAGGTAATGTTTCAGGCTGATCTGATATCGCAGCAAGGCTATCTTTCGCTGCCATTTCACAGAGTATATTTTACTGACGGTTCAGTACATCAGGAAAAACTTCCGGACAGCCGCCTTAAGATACCGCTGGCTGCCAGAGCAAGTTATTTTTTAGGTGATAATGTGATTATTAGGGGTTATTACCGGTTTTATACTGACGATTGGGGAATCCAGTCTCATACAGCCGATATTGAAATACCGGTAAAAATCACATCATTTGTATCCGTTTCTCCGTTTTACAGATATTATACGCAAACGGCTGCAAAATATTTTAAAGGCTATGAAATGCACAATCTCCAAAGTGATTTTTATACCAGCAATTATGACCTTTCAAAATTCAACAGCAGTTTTATTGGTCTTGGCCTTCGACTGACTCCGGTTAATGGCATTTTTGGCATCAAACATCTTAATATGCTGGAAATACGTTACGGACATTATGCCCGTTCCAATAATTTAAATTCTGATATTGTCAGCATCAACATCAGATACAAATAA
- a CDS encoding DUF4266 domain-containing protein — protein MKNLPVWIAACCIVMTAGCSSVKEYQKNKINDSEMALSNRKVEKTELSFQSYREGSSGANAGKSGGGCGCN, from the coding sequence ATGAAAAATCTCCCCGTTTGGATAGCAGCATGCTGTATAGTCATGACTGCCGGGTGCTCGTCCGTTAAAGAGTACCAAAAAAATAAGATAAACGATTCCGAAATGGCATTGTCTAACCGGAAAGTCGAAAAAACTGAACTGAGCTTCCAATCTTACAGGGAAGGCTCATCTGGTGCCAATGCCGGAAAAAGTGGTGGCGGATGCGGTTGCAATTAA
- a CDS encoding FAD:protein FMN transferase produces the protein MLEFSQSLRLMGNQFTITVVSPTKTEAESHINTAIEEIRRIERLLTTFDENSQTCLINSNAGISPVEVDTEVVELIERSIGISKITQGAFDISYGSIDKTLWNFDRNMTQLPSREEALKMVHLIDYRNILVDKENSTVFLKNKGMRIGFGGIGKGYAAEMAKRLLMQKGVGSGIINASGDLSAWGHQPSGRPWRIGISNPDFPEDIFSYLDISGKAVATSGNYEKYVMINGKKYSHTIDPKTGLPISGIKSVTIISNNSEFADAMATPIAVMGIKAGLYLVNQIPELHCIIIDDDNQLYTSKNINLT, from the coding sequence ATGCTGGAATTTTCACAATCGCTAAGGCTGATGGGTAATCAATTTACCATAACGGTAGTAAGCCCTACTAAAACAGAGGCAGAATCACATATCAATACTGCCATAGAAGAAATAAGGCGTATAGAAAGGCTGCTTACTACTTTTGATGAGAATAGTCAGACCTGCCTAATTAATAGCAATGCAGGCATTTCACCTGTAGAAGTTGATACAGAAGTAGTAGAATTAATTGAACGAAGCATCGGAATTTCAAAAATTACGCAAGGTGCTTTTGACATAAGCTATGGCAGCATTGATAAAACGCTCTGGAATTTTGACAGGAATATGACTCAACTTCCTTCACGCGAAGAAGCCCTGAAAATGGTACATCTTATTGATTACAGAAATATTCTTGTTGATAAAGAAAACAGTACCGTATTTCTCAAGAATAAAGGCATGAGGATAGGATTTGGAGGTATTGGTAAGGGCTATGCCGCCGAAATGGCGAAAAGGCTGTTAATGCAAAAAGGCGTCGGGAGCGGAATCATAAATGCCAGTGGCGACCTTAGCGCATGGGGACATCAGCCTTCAGGAAGACCGTGGAGAATAGGAATATCTAACCCTGACTTTCCGGAAGACATTTTTTCCTATTTAGACATTAGCGGAAAAGCCGTAGCAACTTCCGGTAATTATGAAAAATATGTCATGATAAACGGAAAAAAATATTCGCATACCATAGACCCTAAAACAGGATTACCCATATCAGGAATTAAGAGTGTTACAATAATCAGCAACAATTCTGAATTTGCCGATGCAATGGCAACTCCCATCGCTGTCATGGGCATAAAAGCGGGGCTTTATCTCGTCAACCAGATACCAGAACTGCACTGTATCATTATTGATGATGACAACCAGCTATATACTTCAAAAAATATAAATCTTACATAA
- a CDS encoding thioredoxin family protein, which produces MKLFTFLFLLAFVPLKWETDFDTAQKDAKEKKQLILLNFSGSDWCAPCVATKRDYFENDSFLSMAKDNLVLLNADFPRKKKNQLSPEQIKKNEALAEKYNKQGNFPFTLLLDSNGKVLKSWVGKPEVSVEKWTKEIKNICDSHK; this is translated from the coding sequence ATGAAACTTTTCACCTTCTTATTCTTGCTGGCATTTGTTCCTTTAAAATGGGAAACAGATTTTGACACCGCCCAAAAAGATGCCAAAGAAAAAAAACAACTAATCCTGCTCAATTTTTCAGGGTCTGACTGGTGCGCGCCCTGTGTAGCTACTAAAAGGGACTATTTTGAAAACGATTCCTTCCTGTCTATGGCAAAGGACAATCTTGTTCTGCTTAATGCTGATTTTCCAAGAAAAAAGAAAAATCAACTCTCTCCCGAACAAATCAAAAAAAATGAAGCACTTGCTGAAAAATACAACAAGCAAGGCAATTTTCCATTCACTCTATTATTGGATTCAAATGGCAAAGTGCTGAAGTCATGGGTTGGAAAACCTGAAGTTTCTGTCGAAAAATGGACAAAGGAAATCAAAAATATCTGTGACTCTCACAAATAA
- a CDS encoding VIT1/CCC1 transporter family protein: MQNETHYITRSGWLRAAVLGANDGILSTTSLAIGIAAASETRSPIILAALAGVVAGALSMAAGEYVSVSSQSDIEKSDLKREMKELEETPESELEELTQIYISRGLTPELAKEVALQLTTHNALESHARDELGINEITQARPMQAALASALAFICGGILPLLVAIFAPLKYMVFLQYGFAIIFLALSGTLAAKAGGSNKIKSVARICIWGTVAMVASALVGYAFGVQTS; this comes from the coding sequence ATGCAAAATGAGACACATTACATAACCCGTAGCGGCTGGCTTAGGGCTGCGGTATTAGGAGCCAATGATGGAATTCTCTCTACCACGAGTCTGGCTATTGGAATAGCTGCTGCTTCCGAAACCAGGTCACCTATCATACTGGCTGCTTTGGCCGGAGTGGTAGCAGGCGCGCTTTCTATGGCAGCGGGAGAATATGTATCTGTCAGCTCACAAAGCGATATCGAAAAATCCGACCTGAAACGGGAAATGAAAGAATTAGAAGAAACGCCTGAATCGGAACTGGAAGAACTCACGCAAATTTATATTTCCCGCGGACTTACTCCTGAACTTGCAAAAGAAGTGGCCCTGCAGCTCACCACACATAATGCACTCGAAAGCCATGCCCGTGATGAGCTTGGAATCAATGAAATTACTCAGGCCAGGCCTATGCAGGCAGCATTGGCTTCTGCCCTGGCATTTATTTGCGGGGGAATATTGCCGCTTTTGGTAGCAATTTTTGCCCCGTTGAAGTATATGGTGTTTTTGCAATACGGATTTGCTATTATTTTTCTAGCCCTGTCGGGAACATTGGCTGCAAAAGCCGGCGGTTCAAATAAAATAAAATCAGTGGCCCGTATCTGTATCTGGGGAACAGTTGCCATGGTAGCTTCAGCGCTTGTAGGCTATGCTTTTGGTGTTCAGACTTCGTAA